From the genome of Chania multitudinisentens RB-25, one region includes:
- the dusA gene encoding tRNA dihydrouridine(20/20a) synthase DusA — MTTDSNSATYAANRFSIAPMLDWTDRHCRYFHRLLTKETLLYTEMVTTGAIIHGKGDYLAYSEEEHPVALQLGGSDPAALAHCAKLAEQRGYDEINLNVGCPSDRVQNGMFGACLMGQAALVADCIKAMRDVVAIPVTVKTRIGIDDQDSYAFLCDFIGTVAGRGECDMFTIHARKAWLSGLSPKENREVPPLDYPRVYQLKRDFPQLTIAINGGVKTLEEAQQHLQHLDGVMMGREAYQNPGILARVDSEIFATQADVSSSVEIIESLYPYIERELANGTYLGHITRHILGLFQGVPGARQWRRHLSENAHKPGADARVVEQALDLVRLPRTELA, encoded by the coding sequence ATGACGACAGACAGTAACTCCGCCACATACGCCGCCAACCGTTTCTCCATTGCGCCGATGCTCGATTGGACAGATCGCCATTGCCGCTATTTTCACCGCCTGCTGACCAAGGAAACCTTGCTGTACACCGAGATGGTGACCACTGGCGCGATCATCCACGGCAAAGGCGATTATCTGGCCTATAGCGAAGAAGAACACCCGGTGGCGCTGCAATTGGGCGGTAGCGATCCGGCGGCATTGGCGCATTGTGCCAAGCTGGCGGAACAGCGTGGGTATGATGAGATCAACCTTAACGTCGGTTGCCCGTCTGATCGGGTGCAGAATGGGATGTTTGGCGCCTGCCTGATGGGGCAGGCGGCACTGGTTGCCGACTGCATCAAAGCAATGCGTGATGTGGTGGCGATCCCGGTAACGGTGAAAACCCGCATCGGCATTGACGATCAGGATAGCTATGCTTTTCTGTGTGATTTTATTGGTACGGTTGCTGGGCGCGGTGAGTGCGATATGTTTACCATTCATGCACGCAAAGCCTGGCTTTCCGGGCTGAGCCCGAAAGAGAACCGTGAAGTGCCGCCGTTGGATTATCCGCGCGTCTATCAGTTAAAACGTGATTTTCCGCAGTTGACTATCGCGATTAACGGTGGGGTTAAAACGCTGGAAGAAGCTCAACAGCACTTACAGCATCTGGATGGCGTGATGATGGGGCGTGAGGCGTATCAGAATCCGGGCATTCTGGCGCGTGTCGATAGCGAGATTTTCGCTACTCAGGCTGATGTAAGCAGCAGTGTGGAAATTATCGAATCCTTGTACCCCTACATCGAACGCGAATTGGCCAACGGGACGTATCTTGGCCATATCACCCGCCATATCCTTGGTTTGTTTCAAGGGGTTCCAGGTGCGCGCCAGTGGCGCCGTCATTTGAGCGAAAATGCCCATAAACCGGGCGCAGACGCTCGAGTGGTTGAGCAAGCGTTGGATTTGGTGCGTTTGCCACGTACCGAATTGGCATAA
- the plsB gene encoding glycerol-3-phosphate 1-O-acyltransferase PlsB, whose translation MSGWRKIYYKLLNLPLKMLVKSKVIPSDPVTELGLDPSRPILYVLPYHSKTDLLTLRTQCLAQDLPDPLNSQEIDGVVLPSYVFIHEGPRVFRYYKPKEESVKLFHDYLDLHRSNPELDIQMLPVSVMFGRSPGREGQGTPHLRLLNGVQKFFAILWLGRDSFVRFSNTVSLRRMATEHGTDQTIAQKLARVARMHFSRQRLAAVGPCLPDRQDLFNKLLASKAIEKAVEDEARNKKLTREKAQQNAIALMEEIAADFSYEAVRLSDRVLSWTWNRLYQGINVTKAERVRQLAQDGHEIVYVPCHRSHMDYLLLSYVLYHQGLVPPHIAAGINLNFWPAGPIFRRLGAFFIRRTFKGNKLYSTVFREYLGELFTRGYSVEYFVEGGRSRTGRLLEPKTGTLSMTIQAMLRGGTRPITLVPVYIGYEHVMEVGTYAKELRGATKEKEGLLQMLRGLRKLRNLGQGYVNFGEPLPLTSYLNHHVPHWRESIDPIEAQRPSWLTPAVNDLAAQIMVRINNAAAANAMNLCVTALLASRQRSLTREQLIEQLDCYLQLMRNVPYAPDATAPTQTPEQLLDHALNMNKFEVEKDSIGDIIILPREQAVLMTYYRNNIHHMLVLPSLITTIVMHHRRVSRDELLRQVSLIYPMLKAELFLRYEKEQLPTVLQPLIDELARQQLICNKGNELVLNPARIRPLQLLAAGVRETLQRYAITMSLLSANPSINRGALEKESRIMAQRLSVLHGINAPEFFDKAVFSTLVATLREEGYINDIGDAIREHTMEVYTMLSDLITPEIKLTIESVSLPEETSDLPETAEAAKEDE comes from the coding sequence ATGTCAGGTTGGCGTAAAATTTATTATAAACTATTGAATTTACCACTGAAAATGTTGGTAAAAAGTAAGGTTATCCCTTCAGATCCGGTCACGGAATTGGGGTTAGATCCCTCGCGGCCGATTTTGTACGTTTTACCTTACCATTCCAAGACAGATTTGCTCACATTGCGCACCCAATGTTTGGCCCAAGATCTCCCCGATCCCCTTAACTCGCAGGAGATTGATGGCGTGGTGCTGCCAAGCTATGTGTTTATCCACGAAGGCCCGCGCGTATTCCGCTATTACAAGCCAAAAGAAGAATCAGTAAAACTCTTCCATGATTATCTGGATCTGCACCGCAGCAACCCGGAGCTGGATATTCAGATGCTCCCCGTATCGGTGATGTTTGGCCGCTCGCCTGGGCGCGAAGGCCAAGGTACGCCGCATCTGCGCCTGTTGAACGGCGTACAGAAATTCTTTGCCATACTGTGGTTGGGGCGTGACAGTTTTGTGCGTTTTTCCAATACCGTTTCCCTGCGACGTATGGCAACCGAGCACGGCACCGATCAAACCATTGCACAAAAACTGGCGCGCGTCGCAAGGATGCATTTCTCGCGTCAACGTCTGGCCGCCGTTGGGCCATGCCTGCCAGACCGCCAGGATCTGTTCAACAAGTTGCTGGCTTCTAAAGCGATTGAGAAAGCGGTTGAGGATGAAGCTCGTAACAAAAAGCTCACCCGCGAAAAAGCCCAGCAAAATGCCATTGCCTTAATGGAAGAGATCGCCGCCGATTTTTCCTATGAAGCGGTACGTCTCTCCGATCGCGTATTGAGCTGGACCTGGAACCGGTTATATCAAGGTATCAACGTCACCAAAGCCGAACGCGTGCGCCAACTGGCACAAGACGGCCACGAAATCGTCTACGTACCCTGCCACCGCAGCCACATGGATTACCTGCTGCTGTCTTACGTACTTTATCATCAAGGTTTGGTGCCCCCGCATATCGCAGCGGGCATCAACCTGAACTTCTGGCCCGCCGGGCCGATCTTCCGCCGTTTGGGTGCCTTTTTTATTCGCCGTACTTTCAAAGGCAACAAACTCTATTCCACCGTGTTCCGTGAATACCTTGGTGAATTATTCACTCGTGGCTATTCAGTGGAATATTTTGTGGAAGGTGGCCGTTCACGCACCGGGCGCCTGCTGGAACCCAAAACCGGCACGCTGTCGATGACTATCCAGGCCATGCTGCGCGGGGGCACTCGCCCCATTACGCTGGTGCCGGTTTACATCGGTTATGAACATGTGATGGAAGTAGGCACCTACGCTAAAGAGTTGCGTGGTGCGACCAAAGAAAAAGAGGGCCTGTTGCAGATGCTGCGTGGCCTGCGCAAGCTGCGCAACCTTGGCCAAGGCTATGTCAATTTTGGCGAACCGCTGCCATTGACCTCTTACCTCAACCATCATGTACCCCATTGGCGTGAGTCTATCGATCCAATCGAGGCACAGCGCCCGAGCTGGTTGACGCCCGCAGTCAACGATCTTGCGGCCCAGATCATGGTGCGGATCAACAACGCCGCAGCAGCCAATGCCATGAACCTGTGTGTTACCGCCTTATTGGCCTCGCGCCAGCGTTCGCTGACCCGCGAACAGCTGATTGAACAGTTGGACTGCTACCTGCAATTGATGCGTAATGTGCCCTACGCACCGGATGCCACCGCGCCAACGCAAACGCCGGAACAGTTGCTGGACCACGCGTTGAATATGAACAAGTTCGAGGTGGAAAAAGACAGCATCGGCGACATTATCATCCTGCCACGTGAGCAGGCGGTTCTGATGACGTATTACCGCAACAATATTCATCATATGCTGGTATTGCCTTCACTGATTACCACCATCGTGATGCATCATCGCCGTGTATCACGCGATGAGCTGTTGCGCCAGGTCAGCCTGATTTACCCCATGTTGAAAGCGGAGTTGTTCCTGCGTTACGAGAAAGAGCAGTTGCCCACCGTTCTGCAACCGCTGATCGATGAACTGGCACGCCAGCAGTTGATTTGTAATAAAGGTAATGAACTGGTGCTGAACCCGGCACGCATCCGCCCACTGCAACTGTTGGCGGCGGGGGTACGTGAAACCTTGCAGCGTTACGCCATTACCATGTCGCTTCTCAGTGCCAACCCTAGCATCAATCGGGGTGCGCTGGAGAAAGAAAGCCGTATCATGGCGCAGCGTCTGTCTGTGCTGCACGGCATCAACGCGCCGGAGTTCTTTGACAAAGCCGTGTTTTCCACCCTGGTGGCGACGTTGCGCGAAGAAGGTTATATCAATGATATTGGCGATGCGATCCGAGAGCACACCATGGAGGTTTACACCATGTTGAGCGATCTGATCACGCCAGAAATCAAGTTGACCATCGAAAGCGTCAGTTTGCCGGAAGAAACCAGTGATTTGCCGGAAACAGCGGAAGCGGCAAAAGAAGACGAATAA
- the ubiC gene encoding chorismate lyase gives MSGNRDSILPPIAWLPENSPIPAAISDWLMELGSMTRRFERHCGHVHIEPQRECFVTRDQLGEEAEHLPDSERYWLREIVLLGDDHPWLLGRTVIPQETLTGPDQALVDLGTLPLGRYLFSSNTLTRDYIHVGQQGELWARRSRLRLADKPLLLTELFLPPSPLYAVKKGIPAE, from the coding sequence ATGTCTGGCAATAGGGATTCCATCCTGCCGCCCATTGCGTGGTTGCCTGAAAATTCCCCGATACCTGCCGCCATTAGCGATTGGCTGATGGAATTGGGTTCGATGACTCGCCGTTTTGAACGCCATTGTGGGCATGTGCATATTGAACCTCAGCGCGAATGCTTCGTGACCCGCGATCAACTAGGCGAAGAGGCAGAACACTTACCTGACAGCGAGCGTTATTGGCTACGTGAAATTGTGTTGTTGGGTGATGATCACCCTTGGTTACTAGGGCGCACGGTGATCCCACAAGAAACGCTAACCGGCCCGGATCAGGCGTTGGTTGATTTGGGAACGCTGCCGCTGGGCCGCTATCTGTTCAGCAGCAATACGTTAACACGCGATTATATTCATGTTGGCCAGCAGGGTGAATTGTGGGCCCGGCGCTCCCGTTTACGCCTGGCGGATAAACCGCTGCTGCTGACCGAGTTGTTTTTACCGCCTTCGCCGTTATATGCGGTGAAGAAGGGGATTCCGGCAGAATAA
- the ubiA gene encoding 4-hydroxybenzoate octaprenyltransferase — translation MEGSVTQSKWQAYCHLMRIDKPIGTLLLLWPTLWALWLAGQRVPSLPVLLVFVLGVFLMRAAGCVVNDYADRAFDGHVKRTAGRPLPSGRISEKEAKILFVSLVLVSFTLVLTLNAMTIWLSLAALALAWIYPFMKRFTHLPQVVLGAAFGWSIPMAYAAVSESLPLSCWLLFLANICWTVAYDTLYAMVDRDDDVKIGIKSTAVLFGRHDKLIVGLLQFATLVLMLWVGYLAQLGGVYYGALLLAGVLFIHQQKQIVNRDRDACFSAFLNNNYVGLVLFIGIALSYL, via the coding sequence TTGGAGGGAAGTGTGACTCAAAGCAAATGGCAGGCCTATTGCCATTTGATGCGTATCGATAAACCGATAGGCACGCTGTTGCTGCTGTGGCCAACGCTGTGGGCATTGTGGCTGGCTGGGCAAAGGGTTCCGTCGTTGCCTGTATTGCTGGTGTTCGTTCTTGGCGTATTCCTGATGCGCGCCGCAGGCTGTGTAGTGAATGATTATGCGGATCGTGCCTTCGACGGGCATGTGAAGCGCACCGCAGGCCGCCCGTTGCCGAGCGGCCGCATCAGTGAAAAAGAAGCCAAAATCCTGTTTGTCTCGCTGGTACTGGTTTCTTTTACCCTGGTGCTGACGCTGAATGCCATGACCATCTGGTTATCACTGGCCGCACTGGCACTGGCTTGGATTTATCCGTTTATGAAGCGGTTCACCCATTTGCCGCAGGTGGTATTGGGTGCCGCATTCGGCTGGTCAATCCCAATGGCTTATGCGGCGGTCAGCGAATCATTGCCGCTGAGTTGCTGGCTGCTGTTTTTGGCGAATATCTGCTGGACGGTGGCCTACGATACCCTGTATGCCATGGTGGATCGTGACGATGATGTGAAAATCGGTATTAAGTCCACCGCGGTGTTGTTTGGTCGCCATGACAAGCTGATAGTGGGATTATTGCAATTTGCCACACTGGTATTGATGCTCTGGGTGGGTTACCTGGCGCAGCTTGGCGGGGTGTATTATGGGGCATTACTGCTGGCTGGCGTGTTGTTTATCCACCAACAGAAACAGATCGTCAACCGCGATCGTGATGCCTGTTTCAGTGCTTTCCTGAACAATAATTATGTGGGATTAGTGCTGTTTATCGGTATTGCACTCAGCTATCTCTGA
- the lexA gene encoding transcriptional repressor LexA, which translates to MKALTTRQQEVYDLIRDHIAQTGMPPTRAEIAMRLGFRSPNAAEEHLKALARKGVIEIVSGASRGIRLLMEDEEGLPLIGRVAAGEPLLAQQHIEGHYKVDPSLFKPNADFLLRVSGMSMRDIGILDGDLLAVHKTQDVRNGQVVVARIEDEVTVKRLKKHGNVVELLPENSEFQPIVVDLREQNFTIEGLAVGVIRNGDWI; encoded by the coding sequence ATGAAAGCACTAACGACCAGACAGCAAGAGGTCTACGACCTGATACGCGATCATATTGCACAAACGGGCATGCCGCCAACACGTGCCGAGATCGCAATGCGCTTGGGGTTCCGCTCGCCTAATGCTGCCGAAGAACATCTGAAGGCTCTGGCCCGCAAAGGGGTGATCGAAATTGTTTCTGGTGCTTCGCGCGGTATTCGTCTGCTGATGGAAGATGAAGAGGGTCTGCCTTTGATTGGCCGTGTGGCCGCGGGTGAACCGTTACTGGCTCAGCAACATATTGAAGGCCATTACAAAGTCGATCCTTCATTGTTTAAACCTAACGCCGATTTCCTGCTGCGCGTGAGTGGGATGTCGATGCGTGACATCGGTATCCTTGATGGAGATCTGCTGGCGGTGCATAAAACTCAGGATGTGCGTAACGGCCAGGTGGTAGTGGCGCGTATCGAAGATGAAGTAACGGTTAAACGCCTGAAAAAACATGGCAATGTGGTTGAGTTGTTGCCAGAAAACAGCGAGTTTCAGCCGATAGTGGTTGATCTGCGTGAGCAGAACTTCACGATTGAAGGCTTAGCCGTTGGTGTGATCCGCAACGGTGACTGGATCTAA
- a CDS encoding maltoporin, translated as MTTLRKLPLALAVAAGVLSSQAMAVDFHGYARSGIGWTGSGGDQQCFQATGAQSKYRLGNECETYAELKLGQELWKEGDKSFYLDTNVAYSIDQANDWEATSPAFREVNVQGKNLIAALPGANMWAGKRFYQRHDVHMIDFYYWDISGPGAGLENIDLGFGKLSFAVTRNTEAGGSYRWINSQNLDESETSNDVYDVRLAGLETNPGGTLELGFDYGRANTKDDFALAEGASKDGVMATAEHTQSMFGGFNKFVIQYATDSMTSWNSGHSQGSRVDNDGHMLRVLDHGAVKMGSDWEMMYVAMYQNINLDNDNGTTWYTVGVRPMYKWTPIMSTLFEAGYDSVKSQRTDDRNSQYKLTLAQQWQAGDSIWSRPALRVFATYANWNEKWGYGNDGIAVNDGGRGNNDEVTFGAQFEAWW; from the coding sequence ATGACGACTCTGCGCAAACTTCCTTTGGCACTGGCTGTCGCCGCGGGAGTTTTATCTTCGCAAGCAATGGCAGTGGATTTCCACGGTTACGCACGTTCCGGCATCGGCTGGACGGGCAGTGGTGGTGATCAACAGTGTTTTCAGGCTACAGGTGCCCAAAGTAAGTATCGTCTTGGCAACGAATGTGAAACCTATGCCGAATTGAAGCTGGGCCAAGAGCTATGGAAAGAGGGTGATAAAAGCTTTTATCTGGATACCAACGTTGCTTATAGCATCGATCAGGCCAACGACTGGGAAGCAACCAGCCCGGCCTTTCGTGAGGTAAACGTACAGGGTAAAAACCTGATTGCTGCGTTGCCGGGTGCCAATATGTGGGCGGGTAAGCGTTTTTACCAACGTCATGACGTCCATATGATTGACTTCTACTACTGGGATATCTCCGGCCCAGGTGCAGGTCTGGAAAACATCGATCTGGGCTTTGGTAAGCTGTCGTTTGCCGTGACTCGTAATACTGAAGCAGGGGGGTCTTATCGCTGGATTAACAGTCAGAATCTAGACGAGTCTGAGACTTCTAATGATGTATACGATGTGCGTTTGGCGGGGTTGGAAACCAACCCAGGGGGGACTCTGGAACTTGGGTTTGATTATGGTCGAGCGAACACCAAAGACGATTTCGCGCTTGCGGAAGGAGCTTCTAAAGATGGTGTTATGGCAACGGCAGAGCATACTCAGAGTATGTTCGGCGGTTTTAACAAGTTTGTCATACAGTATGCGACAGACTCCATGACCTCTTGGAACAGCGGCCACAGTCAGGGGTCAAGGGTAGATAATGACGGACATATGCTGCGTGTGCTGGATCATGGCGCGGTGAAGATGGGCAGTGACTGGGAGATGATGTACGTTGCCATGTACCAGAACATCAATCTGGACAATGACAACGGCACCACCTGGTACACCGTCGGTGTGCGCCCGATGTACAAGTGGACACCGATCATGAGCACTCTGTTTGAAGCAGGCTATGACAGCGTCAAATCACAAAGAACAGACGACCGTAATAGCCAGTACAAACTGACCTTGGCCCAGCAGTGGCAGGCGGGTGACAGCATCTGGTCACGCCCAGCGTTACGTGTTTTCGCCACCTATGCCAACTGGAATGAAAAGTGGGGCTATGGTAATGATGGCATTGCAGTTAATGACGGTGGACGCGGTAATAATGATGAAGTGACCTTCGGCGCGCAGTTCGAAGCCTGGTGGTAA
- the zur gene encoding zinc uptake transcriptional repressor Zur: protein MNPTNLEKLLAQAEQLCQQRNVRLTPQRLEVLRLMAEQPGAISAYDLLDLLRVAEPQAKPPTVYRALDFLLEQGFIHRVESANSYVLCHHFEQPMHTSALFICDRCGLVTERTTEGVEETLQKLAKESGFVLRHSVVEAHGLCSACVEVEACENKHDCDHDHSIVIKKK, encoded by the coding sequence ATGAACCCAACCAACCTGGAAAAGCTGCTCGCGCAGGCTGAACAACTCTGTCAGCAACGCAACGTGCGACTCACCCCACAACGGCTGGAAGTGTTACGCCTGATGGCTGAACAGCCCGGTGCCATCAGCGCTTACGATCTGCTCGATCTGCTGCGCGTCGCCGAACCTCAGGCCAAACCCCCCACGGTATACCGTGCACTGGATTTTCTGTTGGAGCAGGGCTTTATCCACCGTGTTGAGTCCGCCAACAGCTATGTGCTGTGCCATCATTTCGAACAACCGATGCACACCTCGGCCCTGTTTATCTGCGATCGCTGCGGATTGGTTACTGAACGCACGACGGAAGGCGTGGAAGAAACTCTGCAAAAATTGGCCAAAGAATCAGGATTCGTGTTGCGCCACAGCGTGGTTGAAGCTCATGGCCTGTGCTCTGCCTGTGTTGAAGTCGAAGCCTGTGAAAACAAGCATGACTGCGACCATGACCACAGTATTGTGATCAAGAAGAAATAA
- the malM gene encoding maltose operon protein MalM — protein sequence MKKNLIAFYLSLLAASALPLGAQAAAFNTPTDVSIAPTLSHDTLQQLPWRPIVPPASERIEITASSPQVNQGDIQGSVAAFTLPADRGSLEITLDSLVNDRSVYSPSVVVLDEQLRPAAFYPSSYFAYKQAGVMSGDRLEGTMKLTPALGQKQIYLLVYTTRQDLAATTQLLDPAKAYALGVGNAAPNIPDPIAHHSSTGALNLKVKSEQNMGSVMIGLPMTTSTAPAPVVVGSATPAVAAAPVAAPAPAAPAEPMLNDTEAYFNNGIKQAVKAGDIDKALKLMNEAEKLGSTTARETFIGSVKGKG from the coding sequence ATGAAAAAAAACCTGATTGCTTTCTACCTGTCTCTGTTGGCTGCTTCAGCACTCCCGCTGGGCGCACAGGCCGCAGCGTTTAACACCCCAACAGATGTCTCAATTGCTCCTACCCTCTCTCATGACACCTTGCAACAGCTTCCTTGGCGGCCAATAGTGCCACCGGCCAGTGAGCGCATTGAGATTACGGCGTCCAGCCCGCAGGTTAACCAGGGGGATATTCAAGGGTCGGTAGCTGCCTTTACTTTGCCTGCTGACCGCGGTTCCCTGGAAATTACTCTCGACAGCCTGGTTAACGATCGCAGTGTCTACTCTCCCAGCGTGGTGGTGCTGGATGAACAACTGCGCCCCGCTGCTTTCTATCCGAGCAGCTATTTTGCCTACAAACAGGCGGGTGTGATGTCGGGTGACCGTCTGGAAGGCACCATGAAACTGACGCCTGCGCTGGGGCAAAAGCAAATCTATCTGTTGGTATATACCACCCGTCAGGATCTGGCAGCCACGACGCAATTGCTCGATCCTGCCAAGGCTTACGCATTGGGGGTGGGCAATGCGGCACCCAATATCCCAGACCCTATTGCTCACCACAGCTCCACGGGGGCTCTGAATCTGAAAGTTAAATCAGAACAGAATATGGGCAGCGTGATGATTGGCTTGCCAATGACCACCTCTACGGCACCGGCACCGGTTGTGGTGGGTTCAGCCACTCCGGCGGTGGCAGCAGCCCCTGTTGCGGCCCCGGCTCCAGCGGCCCCGGCAGAGCCGATGCTGAATGACACCGAAGCCTACTTCAATAATGGTATCAAACAGGCGGTTAAAGCGGGTGATATCGATAAGGCGCTGAAGTTAATGAATGAAGCTGAAAAATTAGGTTCTACGACTGCACGAGAAACATTTATTGGCAGTGTGAAAGGCAAGGGGTAA
- a CDS encoding diacylglycerol kinase has product MANQATGLTRIIKAVGYSYKGLTAAWRNEAAFRQELVALIVAIILAIWLDVGAIARILLIGSVLLVMIVEILNSAIEAIVDRVGTDYHELSGRAKDMGSAAVSLTIILALFVWGSVLWQQFG; this is encoded by the coding sequence ATGGCAAATCAAGCAACTGGCCTGACACGTATCATTAAAGCCGTAGGCTATTCATACAAAGGTTTAACCGCAGCATGGCGGAATGAAGCCGCATTTCGCCAGGAACTGGTGGCGCTCATTGTGGCTATCATACTGGCGATTTGGCTGGATGTGGGGGCGATAGCGCGCATTTTATTGATCGGTTCGGTGTTGTTGGTGATGATCGTAGAAATTCTCAACAGCGCCATTGAGGCCATTGTTGATCGGGTGGGAACGGATTACCACGAACTATCAGGCCGGGCAAAGGATATGGGATCGGCTGCGGTATCACTGACCATTATTCTGGCACTGTTTGTCTGGGGTTCGGTGCTGTGGCAACAATTTGGTTGA
- the pspG gene encoding envelope stress response protein PspG has translation MLELFFIIGFVVMLLVTGISLLGVIAALLVAAAFMLLGGLFAMVIKLLPWLILAVIGVWLYRSMQKPQIRRY, from the coding sequence ATGTTGGAACTTTTCTTTATTATCGGTTTTGTGGTGATGTTACTGGTAACCGGTATTTCCTTGCTAGGGGTGATCGCTGCGCTGTTGGTGGCAGCCGCTTTTATGCTGTTGGGCGGATTGTTTGCCATGGTGATTAAACTGCTGCCCTGGCTGATTTTGGCGGTGATCGGCGTGTGGCTATACCGTTCAATGCAAAAACCGCAGATACGCCGCTATTAA
- the dinF gene encoding MATE family efflux transporter DinF, whose amino-acid sequence MRLISAFTSNTDKALWRLALPMIFSNITVPLLGLVDTAVIGHLDSPVYLGGVAVGSMVTSFLFMLLLFLRMSTTGLAAQALGAQEPQRLAKAFIQPLLLALVAGVAIVLLRAPLITLALQIVGGDQQVLAQARLFLEIRWLSAPAALANMVLLGWLLGVQYVRAPVILLLVGNLLNIVLDIWLVMGLGWNVQGAAAATVIAEYSTLLLGLWLAWRVLHIRGISLGMLRGAWRGNLRRLLALNRDIMLRSLLLQLCFASLTILGARMGSEVVAVNAVLMNLLTFTAYALDGFAYAVEAHSGQAYGARDDRLLRQVWWAACRQACLVALGFAAIYMFAGQQIVAVLTSLPELRVLANHYLPWQVVLPLVGVWCYLLDGMFIGATRGAEMRNSMAVAAAGYGLMLFTLPVLGNHGLWLALVVFLALRGAALGWIWHRHRVRGTWFLPGSNG is encoded by the coding sequence ATGCGCCTGATTTCTGCTTTTACCAGCAACACCGATAAAGCGTTGTGGCGCCTGGCGTTACCGATGATTTTTTCCAATATTACCGTTCCCTTGCTTGGCCTGGTGGATACCGCAGTTATCGGCCATCTTGATAGCCCGGTTTATCTTGGTGGGGTTGCCGTGGGTTCAATGGTGACCAGCTTTCTGTTCATGCTGTTGTTATTTCTGCGCATGAGTACGACCGGGTTGGCGGCGCAGGCGTTGGGTGCTCAGGAGCCGCAACGGCTGGCTAAGGCTTTTATACAACCGTTGCTGTTGGCGTTGGTAGCCGGGGTGGCGATTGTGCTACTGCGGGCCCCGTTGATCACACTGGCATTGCAGATAGTGGGGGGGGACCAACAGGTATTGGCGCAGGCGCGGTTGTTTCTGGAGATCCGCTGGCTGAGCGCACCCGCGGCATTGGCCAACATGGTACTGCTCGGTTGGTTGCTAGGCGTGCAGTATGTGCGAGCCCCCGTGATTTTGCTGCTTGTTGGTAATCTGCTGAATATTGTACTGGATATCTGGCTGGTGATGGGGTTGGGGTGGAATGTGCAAGGCGCAGCGGCAGCGACGGTGATAGCTGAATACAGCACGCTGCTGCTGGGTCTGTGGTTGGCGTGGCGGGTGTTGCACATACGCGGGATTTCGCTGGGAATGTTACGCGGTGCCTGGCGGGGCAATTTGCGCCGTTTACTGGCGCTCAACCGTGACATCATGCTGCGTTCGTTATTACTTCAACTGTGTTTTGCCTCGTTGACCATTCTGGGTGCTCGGATGGGTAGCGAAGTGGTAGCCGTTAATGCAGTACTGATGAATCTGCTGACGTTTACGGCTTATGCTCTGGATGGCTTTGCCTATGCGGTTGAGGCGCATTCCGGCCAGGCCTATGGTGCACGGGATGATCGTCTGTTGCGCCAGGTATGGTGGGCGGCTTGTCGACAGGCCTGCCTGGTTGCGCTCGGTTTTGCCGCTATTTATATGTTTGCCGGGCAACAAATTGTAGCGGTGTTAACCTCGCTACCGGAGTTGCGTGTTCTGGCAAACCATTATTTGCCTTGGCAAGTGGTGCTGCCGTTGGTGGGAGTTTGGTGTTATTTGCTGGATGGGATGTTTATCGGAGCGACTCGTGGAGCGGAAATGCGTAACAGCATGGCGGTGGCCGCAGCGGGTTATGGGCTGATGTTATTCACGCTGCCAGTGTTGGGGAACCATGGTTTATGGTTGGCTCTGGTGGTATTTCTGGCTCTGCGGGGGGCGGCACTGGGGTGGATTTGGCACCGCCACCGCGTGCGGGGAACCTGGTTTCTGCCTGGCAGCAACGGCTGA